The genomic stretch AGCCATTCTCGCCGGGTCCTTGTCCGTCGAGTCGGTCGTCGTGTTGCTGTCGCTCGTGGCGTGGACGGTGACGCTCACCGAGGTGTATTGGGAGGCGGGAGCAATACCGCTCGCCTACTTGCAGCTGCTCTTCTGGAGCACATTGATCGGAGGTGCATTCGGCAGGTCCCTGGGCATCGTCATGGGGTACCGCAGAGAGATCCCGGTCGATGCCTAAGGACAGAATCGCCAATCACATAAGGCGGCTGCGATTCGAGCACGGCGAGATGACCCAACAGGATCTGGCGAATAGGGTCGGCTGCACCAGGCAGACGATCATCGTTCTGGAGAAGGAGCGCTATGTTCC from Acidimicrobiia bacterium encodes the following:
- a CDS encoding helix-turn-helix transcriptional regulator, which codes for MPKDRIANHIRRLRFEHGEMTQQDLANRVGCTRQTIIVLEKERYVPSLSLAFRIARVFGRAVEDVFELVEVG